In one Streptomyces sp. T12 genomic region, the following are encoded:
- a CDS encoding cytochrome P450, which yields MAEVIDLGEFGEGFRENPHPVYARLREQGPVHRVRLPDWQSEVWLVVGHEEARAALADQRLVKDGTKIGVKSLEEELIGKNLLATDPPQHTRLRGLVARAFTMRRVEELRPRIQRITDDLLDAMLPRGRADLVESLAYPLPLTVICELLGVPEMDRGEFRKMSTEAIAPTSPGKEVDAFVALGAYFTDLIEGKRRAGPSGDLLSELIRTTAEDGDRLSPDELRGMAFILLIAGHETTVNLITSGVHTLLTHPGQLTALRADMTLLDGAVEEMLRYEGPVETATFRYAAEPVEIAGVHIEKGDPVMVGLTAANRDASRYPAPDTFDIRRDTRSHVAFGHGIHFCLGAPLARLEARTAIRSLLERAPDLALDGAPGEWLPGVLIRGVRSLPVRW from the coding sequence ATGGCAGAAGTGATCGACCTGGGGGAGTTCGGAGAGGGGTTCCGCGAGAACCCGCATCCGGTGTACGCGCGCTTACGGGAGCAGGGCCCCGTGCACCGCGTCCGGCTGCCCGACTGGCAGTCCGAGGTCTGGCTCGTCGTGGGGCACGAGGAGGCACGCGCGGCGCTCGCCGACCAGCGGCTGGTCAAAGACGGCACCAAGATCGGCGTGAAGTCGCTTGAAGAGGAGCTGATCGGGAAGAACCTGCTGGCCACCGATCCGCCCCAGCACACCCGGCTGCGCGGGCTCGTCGCGCGTGCCTTCACCATGCGCCGCGTGGAGGAGCTGCGGCCGAGGATCCAGCGGATCACCGACGATCTGCTCGACGCCATGCTGCCGCGGGGCCGCGCCGACCTCGTGGAGTCCCTGGCCTACCCGCTGCCGCTCACCGTCATCTGCGAACTGCTCGGCGTGCCCGAGATGGACCGCGGGGAGTTCCGCAAGATGTCGACGGAGGCGATAGCGCCCACCAGCCCGGGCAAGGAGGTCGACGCCTTCGTCGCCCTGGGCGCCTACTTCACCGACCTGATCGAGGGCAAGAGGCGCGCCGGGCCCAGCGGTGATCTGCTGAGCGAACTGATCCGCACCACGGCCGAGGACGGCGACCGGCTCTCCCCGGACGAACTGCGGGGCATGGCCTTCATCCTGCTGATCGCCGGGCACGAGACGACGGTCAACCTCATCACCAGCGGTGTGCACACCCTGCTCACTCACCCCGGCCAACTCACCGCCCTGCGCGCCGACATGACCCTCCTGGACGGCGCCGTCGAGGAGATGCTGCGCTACGAAGGCCCGGTGGAGACGGCGACGTTCCGGTATGCCGCCGAGCCCGTGGAGATCGCCGGCGTCCACATCGAGAAGGGCGATCCGGTGATGGTCGGCCTCACCGCGGCCAACCGGGATGCGAGCCGCTATCCCGCTCCCGACACCTTCGACATCCGACGCGACACCCGCAGCCACGTCGCCTTCGGCCACGGCATCCACTTCTGCCTGGGCGCACCCCTGGCCCGCCTGGAGGCCCGCACGGCGATACGGTCCCTGCTGGAGCGCGCCCCGGACCTGGCTCTGGACGGGGCGCCCGGGGAGTGGCTGCCGGGCGTACTGATACGGGGGGTGCGAAGTCTGCCGGTGCGCTGGTAG
- a CDS encoding sensor histidine kinase: MSGDKPDPVSQVFEGRRWLLPSALIKEFELDPERSGRPRRTARDWVVDFSCFLLAVIIGLLTADTVADENIPVGLAALDQLLGALACAAVWLRRRWPVGLAIAMVPVCFVSSTAGGAGVVAFFTLAVHRPLRYVAWVGGSSLALAPLFFWLRPDPDLPYGWAILVGVLLTGGAVGWGMFVRSKRQLMLSLRDRTRRAETEARLRAEQAQRLAREAIAREMHDVLAHRLTLLSVHAGALEFRPDAPREEIARAAGVIRESAHEALQDLREIIGVLRAGEPDDAGRPQPTLAAVEALVTESREAGMKVTLDQRVTDPAAVPASVGRTAYRIAQEGLTNARKHAPGTEVTVTVTGAPGEGLSVSVRNPAPEGEVPHVPGSGQGLIGLTERATLTGGRLEHRPVADGGFEVRAWLPWG; encoded by the coding sequence GTGAGTGGTGACAAGCCGGATCCGGTATCGCAGGTCTTCGAAGGGCGGCGCTGGCTGCTGCCCTCGGCCCTGATCAAGGAGTTCGAGCTCGACCCCGAGCGCTCCGGACGGCCCCGGCGCACCGCGCGCGACTGGGTGGTCGACTTCTCCTGCTTCCTCCTGGCCGTGATCATCGGTCTGCTGACCGCGGACACGGTGGCCGACGAGAACATCCCGGTCGGCCTCGCAGCCCTCGACCAGCTCCTCGGCGCGCTCGCCTGTGCCGCGGTGTGGCTGCGACGCCGCTGGCCGGTCGGGCTCGCGATCGCGATGGTCCCGGTCTGCTTCGTGTCGAGCACCGCGGGCGGCGCGGGCGTGGTCGCCTTCTTCACGCTCGCCGTGCACCGGCCCCTCCGGTACGTGGCCTGGGTGGGCGGGTCCTCCTTGGCGCTGGCCCCGCTGTTCTTCTGGCTGCGCCCCGACCCCGACCTGCCCTACGGCTGGGCGATCCTCGTCGGCGTGCTGCTGACCGGTGGGGCGGTCGGCTGGGGCATGTTCGTACGGTCCAAACGGCAGCTCATGCTGAGCCTGCGCGACCGCACCCGGCGTGCCGAGACGGAGGCACGGCTGCGTGCCGAGCAGGCCCAGCGGCTAGCCCGCGAGGCCATCGCCCGGGAGATGCACGACGTCCTCGCGCACCGCCTGACGCTGCTCAGCGTGCACGCGGGCGCACTGGAGTTCCGGCCCGACGCGCCCCGGGAGGAGATCGCGCGGGCGGCCGGCGTCATCCGGGAGAGCGCCCACGAGGCCCTCCAGGACCTACGGGAGATCATCGGCGTACTGCGGGCGGGCGAACCGGACGACGCCGGCCGCCCGCAGCCGACCCTCGCGGCAGTGGAGGCGCTGGTCACCGAGTCCCGCGAGGCCGGCATGAAGGTCACCCTCGACCAGCGCGTCACCGACCCCGCGGCCGTCCCCGCCTCCGTCGGCCGCACCGCCTACCGCATCGCCCAGGAGGGCCTGACCAACGCCCGCAAGCACGCTCCCGGTACGGAGGTCACGGTGACGGTGACCGGCGCACCGGGCGAGGGCCTGTCGGTGTCGGTACGCAATCCCGCGCCCGAGGGCGAGGTTCCCCACGTTCCCGGCTCGGGACAGGGCCTGATCGGGCTGACGGAACGGGCCACGCTGACGGGCGGGCGCCTGGAGCACAGGCCGGTGGCGGACGGGGGGTTCGAGGTGCGGGCCTGGCTGCCCTGGGGGTGA
- a CDS encoding Gfo/Idh/MocA family oxidoreductase translates to MRIGVIGTGRIGTIHANTLSRHRDVGSLILTDADGARAQELARRLGETAAPGVDEIFRWGVDAVVITTATSAHAELIGRAARAGLPVFCEKPIALDLPGTLHAIGEVETAGTILQMGFQRRFDPGYVGAREAVRSGRLGRLHTVRALTSDQEPPPVEWLPLSGGLYRDTLIHDFDVLRWVTGREVADVYAAGSDAGPAMFREAGDVDTAAVVLTLDDGTLATATATRLNGAGYDVRMELAGELDQIVVGLDDRTPIASTEPTGPPAADKPWSGFLERFGPAYEAELNAFVEVVRGERANPCDGREALQALRIAEACELSRGERRPVALAEIAGGTQGAAL, encoded by the coding sequence ATGCGCATCGGGGTCATCGGTACGGGCCGCATCGGCACGATTCACGCCAACACGCTGAGCCGTCACCGCGACGTCGGCTCCCTGATCCTCACGGACGCGGACGGCGCGCGGGCCCAGGAACTGGCGCGGCGCCTGGGCGAGACGGCGGCGCCCGGAGTGGACGAGATCTTCCGCTGGGGCGTGGACGCGGTGGTGATCACCACGGCGACGTCGGCCCACGCCGAACTGATCGGTCGGGCAGCACGGGCAGGACTCCCGGTGTTCTGCGAGAAGCCCATAGCACTCGATCTGCCGGGCACGCTGCACGCGATCGGGGAGGTGGAGACCGCCGGGACGATTCTCCAGATGGGTTTCCAGCGCCGCTTCGACCCGGGGTACGTGGGCGCGCGCGAGGCGGTGCGGTCCGGGCGGCTCGGACGGCTGCACACCGTGCGGGCGCTCACCAGCGACCAGGAGCCGCCGCCGGTCGAGTGGCTGCCGCTGTCCGGCGGGCTGTACCGGGACACGCTGATCCATGACTTCGACGTGCTGCGCTGGGTGACCGGGCGCGAGGTGGCCGACGTGTACGCGGCCGGGTCGGACGCCGGGCCCGCGATGTTCCGTGAGGCGGGCGACGTCGACACGGCCGCGGTGGTGCTGACGCTGGACGACGGCACCCTCGCCACGGCCACGGCGACGCGGCTGAACGGCGCCGGGTACGACGTACGCATGGAGCTGGCCGGGGAGTTGGACCAGATCGTGGTCGGGCTGGACGACCGTACGCCGATCGCGTCCACCGAGCCGACCGGCCCGCCCGCGGCGGACAAGCCGTGGTCGGGGTTCCTGGAGCGGTTCGGACCGGCGTACGAGGCGGAGCTCAACGCGTTCGTGGAGGTGGTGCGCGGGGAGCGGGCCAATCCCTGCGACGGGCGGGAGGCCTTGCAGGCGTTGCGGATCGCGGAGGCGTGCGAGCTGTCGCGGGGCGAGCGAAGACCGGTCGCGCTCGCGGAGATCGCGGGCGGAACTCAGGGTGCAGCCCTGTGA
- a CDS encoding response regulator transcription factor gives MTAIRLLLVDDDPLVRAGLSFMMGGADDIEIVGEAADGGEVETLVDRTRPDVVLMDIRMPSVDGLTATERLRGRKDAPQVVLLTTFHADELVLRALRAGAAGFVLKDTPPAEIVDAVRRVAAGDPVLSPTVTRQLMDRAAGTAADTRRSRARERLTALNDREREVAVEVGRGLSNADIAAELFMSVATVKTHVSRVLAKLDLNNRVQIALLAYDAGLLEEAEDDGH, from the coding sequence ATGACTGCGATCAGACTGCTCCTCGTCGACGACGACCCGTTGGTCAGAGCCGGACTGTCCTTCATGATGGGCGGCGCCGACGACATCGAGATCGTCGGTGAGGCGGCCGACGGCGGTGAGGTGGAGACGCTGGTCGACCGGACCCGGCCGGACGTGGTCCTGATGGACATCCGGATGCCGTCGGTCGACGGCCTCACCGCCACGGAGCGGCTGCGCGGCCGCAAGGACGCCCCGCAGGTCGTGCTGCTGACCACCTTCCACGCCGACGAACTGGTGCTGCGCGCCCTGCGTGCCGGCGCCGCCGGGTTCGTGCTCAAGGACACGCCGCCCGCCGAGATCGTCGACGCGGTGCGCCGGGTCGCGGCCGGGGACCCGGTCCTGTCGCCCACGGTGACACGCCAGTTGATGGACCGCGCGGCGGGCACCGCGGCCGACACGCGCCGCTCACGCGCGCGTGAGCGGCTCACCGCCCTCAACGACCGCGAACGCGAGGTCGCCGTCGAGGTGGGCCGGGGCCTGTCCAACGCCGACATCGCCGCGGAGCTCTTCATGAGCGTCGCCACCGTCAAGACCCACGTCTCCCGCGTCCTGGCCAAGCTGGACCTCAACAACCGTGTGCAGATCGCCCTGTTGGCGTACGACGCGGGACTTTTGGAGGAAGCGGAGGACGACGGGCACTAG
- a CDS encoding dihydrofolate reductase family protein, producing the protein MGKLVSTLFVTLDGVYQAPGGREEDTRGGFEHGGWVFPYADDDFGQFINEVFARPAAFLLGRRTYDIFAAFWPKVTDPADPVASKLNALPKYVASSTLTDPAWAGTTVVSGDLAKEVAALKERTDGELQVHGSGALVRSLLALDLVDTLHLLTFPVVLGTGHRLFGEGAVPTAFRHTAGRTTSKGVAIHSYDFAGRPEYGSFELPENA; encoded by the coding sequence ATGGGCAAGCTCGTCTCCACCCTCTTCGTCACGCTCGACGGCGTCTACCAGGCACCCGGCGGCCGGGAGGAGGACACCCGCGGCGGCTTCGAGCATGGCGGCTGGGTCTTTCCGTACGCCGACGACGACTTCGGCCAGTTCATCAACGAGGTCTTCGCGCGCCCGGCCGCCTTCCTCCTCGGGCGCCGTACGTACGACATCTTCGCGGCGTTCTGGCCGAAGGTGACCGACCCGGCCGACCCGGTCGCGTCCAAGCTCAACGCACTGCCGAAGTACGTCGCCTCCTCGACACTGACGGACCCCGCGTGGGCCGGCACCACGGTGGTCAGCGGCGACCTCGCCAAGGAGGTCGCCGCCCTCAAGGAGCGCACCGACGGAGAACTCCAGGTCCACGGCAGCGGCGCCCTGGTCAGGTCCCTGCTGGCCCTCGACCTCGTCGACACCCTCCACCTGCTGACCTTCCCGGTGGTGCTCGGCACGGGCCACCGCCTGTTCGGGGAGGGCGCCGTGCCCACCGCGTTCAGGCACACCGCCGGCCGCACCACGAGCAAGGGCGTCGCCATCCATTCGTACGACTTCGCGGGCCGCCCGGAATACGGCTCGTTCGAGCTCCCCGAGAACGCGTGA
- a CDS encoding sugar kinase: MTVTVPRQADSPDEPQPPAEDRRHMIRRRAITLLIIGLLIGVPAGYLVISANQSRDSGKDKEEKYSATGLTPHWPSRVQRRLYQIPVPDWSYNVAYYETNNWKTSRLYVQFQTADANLDWFFKTMGVSRDDLKRDAVTISARDQKVTGWDFTGPGPWYGFTHKQKNPAPTQDVVINMSDPANPFVYVVSRTVP, from the coding sequence GTGACCGTGACCGTACCCCGCCAGGCCGACTCTCCTGACGAGCCGCAGCCGCCGGCCGAGGACCGCCGCCACATGATCCGCCGCAGGGCGATCACCCTGCTCATCATCGGGCTGCTCATCGGCGTACCGGCCGGCTATCTGGTGATCTCCGCCAACCAGAGTCGCGACAGCGGCAAGGACAAGGAGGAGAAGTACTCGGCGACCGGACTCACCCCGCACTGGCCGTCGAGGGTCCAGCGCCGCCTGTACCAGATCCCGGTCCCGGACTGGTCGTACAACGTCGCGTACTACGAGACGAACAACTGGAAGACCAGCCGTCTCTACGTCCAGTTCCAGACGGCCGACGCGAACCTGGACTGGTTCTTCAAGACCATGGGCGTCAGCCGGGACGACCTGAAGCGGGACGCCGTCACCATCAGCGCCCGCGACCAGAAGGTCACCGGCTGGGACTTCACGGGCCCCGGCCCGTGGTACGGCTTCACCCACAAGCAGAAGAACCCGGCGCCCACCCAGGACGTCGTCATAAACATGTCCGACCCGGCCAATCCGTTCGTGTACGTCGTCTCGCGCACGGTTCCTTGA
- a CDS encoding AIM24 family protein codes for MTLQQEIVGNAMQMAVVSLRPGQTVYCEAGKFLFKTTNVTMETRLTGPSNGQPPQGVPTAGGGGGGMGGMLRQAMGTAMQVGQRVLAGESIAFQYFTSQGGEGTVGFAGVLPGEMRALELDGTRAWFAEKDAFVAAESTVDFGIAFQGGRTGMKGGEGFVLEKFTGHGTVIIAGAGNFIDLNPADFGGRIEVDTGCVVAFEEGIQYGVQRVGGLNRQGLMNAVFGGEGLSLATLEGNGRVILQSLTIESLANALKKAQGGDKQGPTGGLFSTNAG; via the coding sequence GTGACTCTTCAGCAAGAAATCGTCGGCAACGCCATGCAGATGGCGGTCGTCAGCCTGCGGCCCGGTCAGACCGTGTACTGCGAGGCGGGCAAGTTCCTCTTCAAGACCACCAACGTGACCATGGAGACCCGCCTGACCGGCCCGTCGAACGGCCAGCCACCCCAAGGCGTCCCGACCGCCGGCGGCGGTGGCGGCGGCATGGGCGGCATGCTGCGCCAGGCCATGGGCACCGCCATGCAGGTCGGCCAGCGCGTCCTCGCGGGCGAGTCGATCGCGTTCCAGTACTTCACGTCCCAGGGCGGCGAGGGCACCGTCGGCTTCGCGGGCGTACTCCCGGGCGAGATGCGCGCACTGGAGCTCGACGGCACGCGCGCGTGGTTCGCCGAGAAGGACGCTTTCGTCGCCGCCGAGTCCACCGTCGACTTCGGCATCGCCTTCCAGGGCGGCAGGACCGGCATGAAGGGCGGCGAGGGCTTCGTCCTGGAGAAGTTCACCGGGCACGGCACGGTGATCATCGCCGGCGCGGGCAACTTCATCGACCTCAACCCGGCCGACTTCGGCGGCCGCATCGAGGTCGACACGGGCTGCGTCGTCGCCTTCGAGGAGGGCATCCAGTACGGCGTCCAGCGCGTCGGCGGCCTGAACCGGCAGGGCCTGATGAACGCCGTCTTCGGCGGCGAGGGCCTCTCCCTGGCCACCCTGGAGGGCAACGGCCGCGTCATCCTGCAGTCCCTCACCATCGAGAGCCTGGCCAACGCGCTGAAGAAGGCCCAGGGCGGCGACAAGCAGGGGCCGACGGGCGGTCTGTTCTCGACGAACGCGGGGTGA
- a CDS encoding ribonuclease domain-containing protein — MRFPPRITRIGAAAAVLSALLVGGTVTATPAAAAVGSICYGDLPSQAHDTLDLIAQGGPYPYSQDGTVFSNREGILPSQSSGYYHEYTVITPGSSTRGARRIVTGEENQEDYYTADHYASFDLINYSC, encoded by the coding sequence ATGAGATTCCCCCCACGAATCACCCGCATCGGCGCCGCAGCCGCCGTCCTGTCCGCCCTCCTCGTCGGCGGCACCGTCACTGCCACTCCGGCGGCCGCCGCGGTCGGCAGCATCTGCTACGGCGACCTGCCCTCCCAGGCGCACGACACGCTCGACCTGATCGCGCAGGGCGGCCCCTACCCGTACTCGCAGGACGGCACCGTCTTCTCCAACCGGGAAGGCATCCTGCCCAGCCAGTCGTCCGGGTACTACCACGAGTACACGGTCATCACGCCTGGTTCGTCTACGCGTGGAGCTCGCCGGATCGTCACCGGTGAGGAGAACCAGGAGGACTACTACACGGCCGACCACTACGCGTCGTTCGACCTGATCAACTACAGCTGCTGA
- a CDS encoding ROK family glucokinase, producing the protein MSTYRDLAFPARTGSAPIGSRRAPALRTVGPRERRSHLSAPRVPTVGIDIGGTKVMAGVVDADGNILEKLRTETPDKSKSPKVVEDTIVELVLDLSDRHDVHAVGIGAAGWVDADRNRVLFAPHLSWRNEPLRDRIAGRLAVPVLVDNDANTAAWAEWRFGAGRGEDHLVMITLGTGIGGAILEDGQVKRGKYGVAGEFGHMQVVPGGHRCPCGNRGCWEQYSSGNALVREARELAAADSPVAYGIIEHVKGNIGDITGPMITELAREGDAMCIELLQDIGQWLGVGIANLAAALDPSCFVIGGGVSAADDLLIAPARDAFKRHLTGRGYRPEARITRAQLGPEAGMVGAADLARLVARRFRRANRRRVERYERYARFAEARRASQGSA; encoded by the coding sequence ATGAGCACCTACCGCGACCTCGCTTTCCCCGCCCGGACGGGCAGCGCCCCCATCGGCTCCCGCCGCGCGCCAGCGCTCCGCACGGTCGGCCCCCGGGAGCGCCGCTCACACCTGTCGGCGCCCCGGGTGCCGACCGTGGGCATCGACATCGGCGGCACCAAGGTGATGGCGGGCGTCGTGGACGCCGACGGCAACATCCTGGAGAAGCTCCGTACGGAGACCCCGGACAAGTCCAAGAGCCCGAAGGTCGTCGAGGACACGATCGTCGAGCTGGTCCTGGACCTGTCCGACCGCCACGATGTGCACGCCGTCGGTATCGGCGCGGCCGGCTGGGTCGACGCCGACCGCAACCGCGTCCTGTTCGCGCCCCACCTGTCCTGGCGCAACGAGCCGCTGCGCGACCGCATCGCGGGCCGCCTCGCCGTGCCCGTCCTGGTCGACAACGACGCCAACACGGCCGCTTGGGCCGAGTGGCGCTTCGGCGCCGGCCGCGGCGAGGACCACCTCGTCATGATCACGCTGGGTACCGGCATCGGCGGCGCGATCCTGGAGGACGGGCAGGTCAAGCGCGGCAAGTACGGCGTCGCCGGCGAGTTCGGCCATATGCAGGTCGTGCCCGGCGGCCACCGTTGCCCGTGCGGCAACCGCGGCTGCTGGGAGCAGTACAGCTCCGGCAACGCGCTGGTCAGGGAGGCGCGCGAGCTGGCCGCCGCCGACTCGCCGGTGGCGTACGGGATCATCGAGCACGTCAAGGGCAACATCGGCGACATCACCGGCCCGATGATCACCGAACTGGCCCGCGAGGGCGACGCGATGTGCATCGAGCTGCTGCAGGACATCGGGCAGTGGCTCGGCGTCGGCATCGCCAACCTCGCGGCCGCCCTGGACCCGTCGTGCTTCGTGATCGGCGGTGGCGTGTCGGCCGCCGACGACCTGCTGATCGCCCCCGCGCGGGACGCCTTCAAGCGCCACCTCACCGGCCGCGGCTACCGCCCCGAGGCCCGTATCACGCGGGCCCAGCTCGGCCCCGAGGCCGGCATGGTCGGCGCCGCGGACCTGGCCCGCCTGGTCGCCCGCCGCTTCCGCCGCGCCAACCGGCGCCGGGTGGAGCGCTACGAGCGCTACGCGCGGTTCGCCGAGGCCCGCCGGGCATCGCAGGGGTCGGCGTGA
- a CDS encoding GntR family transcriptional regulator: MELELSVDRSSPVPLYFQLSQQLEAAIEHGALTPGSLLGNEIELAARLGLSRPTVRQAIQSLVDKGLLVRRRGVGTQVVHSQVKRPLELSSLYDDLESAGQRPATKVLVNTVVPASAEVAAALGVAEDSDVHRIERLRLAHGEPMAYLCNFLPPALIDLDTAQLEATGLYRLMRAAGITLHSARQTIGARAATAAEAERLAEEEGAPLLTMQRVTFDDTGRAVEYGTHTYRPTRYSFEFQLLVRS, encoded by the coding sequence GTGGAACTCGAGCTCAGTGTGGACCGGAGCAGTCCGGTGCCCTTGTACTTCCAGCTTTCCCAGCAGCTCGAAGCCGCGATCGAGCACGGAGCGCTCACACCCGGCAGCCTGCTGGGCAACGAGATCGAACTCGCCGCACGCCTCGGCCTGTCCCGGCCGACCGTCCGCCAGGCCATCCAGTCGCTGGTCGACAAGGGCCTGCTGGTGCGCCGTCGAGGCGTCGGGACGCAGGTCGTGCACAGCCAGGTCAAGCGCCCGTTGGAGCTCAGCAGCCTCTACGACGACCTGGAGTCGGCCGGCCAGCGCCCGGCGACCAAGGTCCTCGTCAACACCGTCGTCCCGGCGTCCGCCGAGGTCGCGGCGGCGCTCGGGGTGGCCGAGGACAGCGACGTACACCGGATCGAGCGGCTGCGCCTCGCGCACGGCGAGCCGATGGCGTACCTGTGCAACTTCCTGCCGCCCGCGCTGATCGACCTGGACACCGCGCAGCTGGAGGCCACCGGCCTGTACCGCCTGATGCGCGCCGCGGGCATCACCCTGCACAGCGCCCGCCAGACCATCGGCGCCCGCGCGGCCACCGCCGCGGAAGCCGAGCGCCTCGCGGAGGAGGAGGGCGCCCCGCTGCTCACCATGCAGCGCGTGACCTTCGACGACACGGGGCGAGCCGTGGAGTACGGCACGCACACGTATCGCCCGACGCGCTACTCCTTCGAGTTCCAGCTGCTCGTGCGGTCATGA